A region from the Aphis gossypii isolate Hap1 chromosome 1, ASM2018417v2, whole genome shotgun sequence genome encodes:
- the LOC114126247 gene encoding chromodomain-helicase-DNA-binding protein 1-like isoform X2, translating to MLPSMYSKGFKLQNVSEEESSDSDNSNELNSDGSTSSSSSESQSDASQEANSSEQSTDEYSPSERSKRVIKPSLKPSESDNSSDYSSRVTINKKWKNDSSDYDSETDKEEIPRSKSLAALRRQKQPTRRPTTKLNLRLNKRKNNSYSANSDDEDASKSRNLRRRLQTVNYKEESEKSDSDNYDSETDKEEIPLSKSLAALQPQKQPTRRPTIKLNPRFNKRKNDSYSINSNDEDASKSRNTRQRLQTVSYKEESEKSDSDDYLEREEVEEKEELSDTYETIEKVLARRQGKIGAVGNITTIYAIEENGDPNIDCDPNEKETQFLIKWKGWSHIHNTWESMNSLLDQEIKGLKKIDNFVIRENSIGAWCNQMTPEDSEYYECQLELQQDLLKSYNIVERIIGESKIPTQEEYYVKWQSLPYSDASWEVASLIERKWPQKIKEFRDREGSKTTPSIACRALKYRPKFVQLSKEPEYFGGYDEKLILRDYQLHGVNWLIHSWCKDNSVILADEMGLGKTIQTICFLNYLFHNYQMHGPFLVVVPLSTMPSWQREFSLWAPDINIVTYIGDVKSRNIIRETEWCYESSKRLKFNAILTTYEIVLKDSSLLNSLSWAVLLVDEAHRLKNDDSLLYKALQSFDTNQRLLITGTPLQNNLKELWALLHFIMPAKFDNWEEFEHMHDNAASKGYTKLHRQLEPYILRRVKKDVEKSLPAKVEQILSVEMTPVQRKYYKWILTKNFNALRNESKGSLTTFLNIMIELKKCCNHALLTKPQENENTADANLQSLLRGSGKLMLLDKLLVRLKETGHRVLIFSQMVRMLDILAEYLSYRRLPFQRLDGSIKGDVRRQAVEHFNAEGSQDFCFLLSTRAGGLGINLATADTVIIFDSDWNPQNDLQAQARAHRIGQKSQVNIYRLVTKGSIEENIVERAKQKMVLDHLVIQRMDTTGHTVLDKKAKNASIPFNKDELTAILKFGAEELFKDDPGADEEPLCDIDEILRRAETRDETSTTVGNELLSAFKIASFTFNEEKDIVDKSPKTQNEQKNKEWEEIIPESLRKKVEDEEKAKEIGDRYLPPRSTKTLQKLNQEGKRKKDESDDDSDEDRPRKRVRPHVETKEVVKKPFTDAEIQKLIKSCKRFPNPMKRIDAVADDADLQKKPKSELKKIIQVLYDRCNEACNSEHTEKESDATNDDGIKKKIRGPLIKLGGVTVNAKNVLACSEELDILDDIIPSDEEERSKFTLDLKYVKSANFDFDWDITDDSKLLIGIYLYGLGSWEAIKIDTALGLSDKILSNEDKKPQAKHLLTRSEYLLKMLKKTQVVIKGESTPKKARKVKEGKLRKIIDDNSTGNINKKKIDSATNHDENLKSKKDLINDLIKSGLTGSPPKEKKPKIATKTGPMHFTANSESKAVNVDDIVELPKEKFLECKEKMRPVKKVLKALDDPEEKKNELHYINHMQECLIEIGSHIGKCLEKYKDPDKIREWRRNLWFFVSKFTEFDSKKLLKVYQRGLHVIEKLEKDNKVKDRSKNKDKIRDKSKEDKKLRKNMETKDSLPLLKRKSRDSDDLEKKSKKQKTSNSNSGALSTIPTTPPSSSNSSNAISSYGQSSNQCDANYNHHRNRNTPYFRSDNRSGTRNDNRRFSSSRDSNVRFERYDNNYYSCPAFRGRAREIDSDMRMHDKIRYQQDAYTAYRQAAAASFYAPELYSRSGSASYLRLPQYSVSSDWHTPVSEYRRDYGS from the exons ATGTTACCATCCATGTATAGTAAGGGATTTAAACTGCAGAATGTATCAGAAGAAGAATCATCAGACTCGGATAATAGTAATGAACTTAATTCTGATGGTTCAACATCATCATCAAGTTCTGAAAG CCAATCTGATGCATCTCAAGAAGCTAACAGCTCTGAACAATCAACTGATGAATATAGTCCTTCTGAGCGATCCAAACGCGTAATTAAACCATCATTAAAACCTAGTGAGAGTGACAATTCAAGTGATTACAGTTCTCGAGTCACTATAAATAA aaagTGGAAAAATGATAGCTCAGATTATGATTCTGAAACTGACAAAGAAGAAATACCTCGTAGTAAATCATTAGCTGCATTACGACGTCAAAAACAACCTACAAGACGTCCTACAACCAAATTAAATCTacgtttaaataaaagaaaaaataatagttatagtgcCAACAGTGATGATGAAGATGCTAGTAAATCTAG aaacttaCGTCGAAGACTACAAACAGTTAATTATAAAGAAGAAAGTGAAAAGAGTGATAGTGATAATTATGATTCTGAAACTGACAAGGAAGAAATACCTCTCAGTAAATCATTAGCTGCATTACAGCCTCAAAAACAGCCTACAAGACGTCCTACAATCAAACTAAATCCacgttttaataaaagaaaaaatgatagtTATAGTATTAACAGTAATGATGAAGATGCTAGTAAATCTAG aaatacacGTCAAAGACTACAAACAGTTAGTTATAAAGAAGAAAGTGAAAAGAGTGATAGTGATGATTATTTGGAAAGAGAGGAGGTTGAAGAAAAAGAAGAACTATCTGATACTTATGaaacaattgaaaaagttTTGGCTCGAAGACAAGGCAAAATAGGTGCTGTAGGAAATATAACAACTATTTATGCAATTGAGGAGAATGGCGATCCTAATATTGACTGTGATCCTAATGAAAAAGAGACTCAGTTTCTGATCAAATGGAAGGGTTGGTCACATATTCATAACACTTGGGAGTCTATGAATTCGCTTTTGGATCAAGAAATTAAAGGGCTTaagaaaattgataattttgtgATACGTGAAAACTCTATCGGTGCATGGTGTAATCAAATGACTCCTGAAGATTCTGAATATTATGAGTGTCAACTTGAACTTCAacaagatttattaaaaagctacaatattgttgaaagaataatag gAGAATCTAAAATTCCAACACAAgaagaatattatgtaaagtgGCAATCTTTGCCTTATAGTGATGCATCATGGGAAGTAGCTTCCTTAATAGAACGTAAGTGGcctcaaaaaataaaagaattcaGAGATCGCGAGGGCTCAAAAACAACACCATCTATAGCATGTAGAGCTTTAAAATATCGTCCAAAGTTTGTTCAACTTTCTAAAGAACCTGAATATTTTGGTGGTTATGATGAG aaaCTGATACTTCGAGATTACCAATTACATGGTGTGAATTGGCTTATTCATTCATGGTGCAAAGACAATTCTGTAATTCTTGCTGATGAAATGGGCCTCGGAAAAACTATTCAAACCATatgttttcttaattatttatttcacaacTATCAAATGCATGGTCCATTCCTAGTTGTTGTTCCTTTATCAACTATGCCTTCATGGCAACGAGAGTTTAGTTTATGGGCTCCTGATATAAACATTGTAACATATATTGGAGATGTTAAATCTCGTAACATA atacGTGAAACAGAATGGTGTTATGAGAGCtctaaaagattaaaatttaatgctaTTCTTACTACATATGAAATTGTTCTTAAAGATAGTTCACTTTTAAATAGTCTTAGTTGGGCTGTTTTACTAGTTGATGAAGCACatcgtttaaaaaatgatgattCCCTATTATACAAAGCTCTTCAAAGTTTTGACACTAATCAGAGATTACTTATAACAGGAACACCTttgcaaaacaatttaaaagaacTGTGGGCATTGTTGCATTTCATTATGCCTGCAAA ATTTGATAACTGGGAAGAGTTTGAGCATATGCATGACAATGCAGCAAGTAAAGGTTATACAAAACTTCATAGACAACTTGAACCATATATATTACGCCGTGTTAAAAAAGATGTAGAAAAGTCATTACCAgccaaa GTTGAACAAATATTAAGTGTAGAAATGACTCCTGTACagagaaaatattacaaatggattttaaccaaaaattttaatgcttTAAGAAATGAATCCAAAGGATCGTTAACaacattcttaaatattatgatagaattaaaaaaatgctgTAATCATGCTCTTTTGACTAAACCTCAAGAGAATGAAAACACAGCAGATGCCAATCTTCAg agttTATTACGAGGATCTGGAAAACTTATGCTACTTGATAAGTTATTAGTACGTCTGAAAGAAACTGGCCACAGAGTATTGATTTTCTCTCAGATGGTCCGTATGTTAGATATTCTTGCTGAATATCTAAGTTATCGACGTTTGCCATTTCAAAGACTTGATGGTAGCATCAAAGGTGATGTAAGAAGACAAGCAGTAGAACATTTTAATGCTGAGGGATCTCaagatttttgttttctattatCAACTCGAGCTGGTGGACTTGGTATTAATTTAGCTACTGCAgatacagttattatatttgattcagACTGGAATCCTCAAAATGATTTACAAGCCCAAGCACGTGCTCACAGGATTGGACAGAAAAgtcaagttaatatttatcgaCTGGTCACAAAAGGATcaattgaagaaaatattgtagaaaGAGCAAAGCAAAAAATGGTTTTGGATCATTTGGTAATTCAAAGAATGGATACTACTGGTCATACTGTTTTAgacaaaaaagcaaaaaatgcATCAATTCCTTTTAACAAAGATGAACTTACagctatattaaaatttggtgCAGAAGAACTATTTAAAGATGATCCTGGTGCTGACGAAGAACCTTTa tgTGATATTGATGAAATTTTGAGAAGAGCTGAAACACGAGATGAAACATCAACAACTGTTGGCAATGAACTTTTATCTGCCTTTAAGATAGCTAGTTTTACTTTTAACGAAGAAAAAGATATTGTTGACAAGTCACCTAAGACtcaaaatgaacaaaaaaataaagaatgg gAGGAAATAATACCTGAAtcattaagaaaaaaagtcGAGGATGAAGAAAAGGCTAAAGAAATAGGAGATCGTTATTTACCGCCCAGAAGTacaaaaacattacaaaaacTGAATCAAGAAGGGAAAAGAAAGAAAGATGAATCTGATGATGACAGTGATGAAGATCGACCTAGAAAACGTGTAAGACCACATGTTGAAACTAAAGAAGTAGTTAAAAAACCGTTCACTGATGCAgaa attcaaaaattaattaaaagttgtaaACGTTTTCCCAATCCTATGAAACGCATTGATGCTGTAGCTGATGATGCTGATCttcaaaaaaaacctaaatcagaattaaaaaaaataattcaagtatTGTATGACCGTTGTAATGAAGCATGTAATAGTGAGCATACAGAAAAAGAATCTGATGCTACTAATGATGAtggtattaagaaaaaaattagagGACCTTTAATAAAACTTGGTGGTGTGACAGTAAatgctaaaaatgtattagctTGTAGTGAAGAATTGGATATTTTGGATGATATAATACCATCAGATGAAGAAGAAAGATCAAAGTTCACTTTAGATTTGAAATATGTCAAATCagctaattttgattttgactgGGATATAACTGATGattcaaaattgttaatagGAATTTATCTTTATGGCTTAGGTTCATGGGAagctattaaaattgatactgCATTAGGCCTTAGTGACAAAATCTTATCCAATGAAGATAAGAAACCGCAagctaaacatttattaactcGTTCTGAGTATCTACTAAAGATGTTGAAAAAAACTCAAGTAGTAATTAAAGGTGAATCAACACCTAAGAAGGCACGTAAGGTAAAAGAAggaaaattaagaaaaataattgatgacAATAGTACtggtaatataaacaaaaaaaaaattgatagtgCTACTAATCACGatgaaaacttaaaatcaaaaaaagatttaataaatgatttaatcaaATCTGGATTGACAGGTTCCCccccaaaagaaaaaaaacctaaaatagcCACTAAAACAGGTCCAATGCATTTCACTGCTAATAGTGAATCAAAGGCTGTAAATGTAGATGATATTGTTGAGTTgccaaaagaaaaatttttagaG tgtaaagaaaaaatgagACCAGTGAAGAAAGTATTAAAAGCTTTAGATGATCcagaagaaaagaaaaatgaattacattatataaatcatatgcAAGAATGTTTAATAGAAATAGGTTCACACATTGGTAAAtgcttagaaaaatataaggaCCCTGATAAAATAAGAGAATGGAGaag aaATTTGTGGTTTTTCGTCTCAAAGTTTACCGAATTTGAttctaaaaaacttttaaaagtttatcaaCGAGGATTACATGTAATTGAAAAACTAGAAAAAGATAACAAAGTAAAAGATAGAAGTAAAAACAAAGATAAAATTAGAGATAAATCTAAAGAAGATAAAAAActcagaaaaaat atggAAACTAAAGATTCATTACCACTATTAAAACGAAAATCGCGTGATAGTGatgatttagaaaaaaaaagtaaaaaacaaaaaacttcaAATAGTAATTCAGGCGCTTTGTCAACTATTCCAACTACGCCTCCAAGTTCTAGTAATTCCTCGAATGCTATTAGTTCATACGGTCAAAGCAGTAATCAATGTGATGCAAATTACAATCATCATAGAAATAGGAATACACCTTATTTTAGGAGTGATAATCGAAGTGGTACTCGAAATGATAATAGaag GTTTTCGTCAAGTAGAGATTCTAATGTTAGATTTGAAAGgtatgacaataattattatagttgtccTGCATTCAGGGGAAGAGCAAGGGAAATCGATTCTGATATGCGAATGCATGACAAAATTAG ATATCAACAAGACGCCTACACTGCTTATAGACAAGCTGCTGCAGCTAGTTTCTATGCTCCCGAATTGTATAGTCGCTCAGGCTCAGCATCCTATTTGAGGTTACCTCAATATAGTGTTTCTTCTGATTGGCACACTCCTGTATCAGAATACAGGAGAGACTATGGATCTTGA